In Posidoniimonas polymericola, the sequence GCCATCTACGGCGACTACGCGTTGAAGAGCGACCGGCTGGTGGCCGTCATCGCCGACGCGGTCGCGACCCGCAACGCGAACCTCACCGTCAAGCAGGTCGGCGGCGCGCTGATCGATCTGACGCGGGTCGACGAGCCGAGCGATCAGCTCAGCTGCCTGTACCCCCACGCCCGGGGCTGGAGGTGCAGCAAGGCGGCGAAATGGCCCGCGGAGTTGGAGCCGGTCGACGGCGCCGCGCGGCAGGCGTTCCGGCTGAAGCCGGGCAAGAACGCCGTGGCCAAGGGGATCAAGGCAGTGGTCGGCTACGAGCTGGCCGACGGCGTGGACTACCTCTCGGTGCGGACCGTGTTCAAGAACAAGGGCGACCAGCCGTTCAAGCTCGTCCCCGAGGACGGCGTCCGGGCGGACAACGAGTTCTCGTTCGGCCTGAACAAGGCCGCCAACCTGTGGTGGTGCCACGACGACTACTGGCGCCAAGCCTACGGCGTCACGGTGGCCACGCCCGGTTGGAAGATCGCGGCCAAAGAGGGCGAGCGGCGTCGGCCGTACGAGTTAACCTACCGGCCCGAGAGCGGCGACGCGGTGATCCAGCCCGGCGAGTCGCTGGTGGTCGAACGCCGCGTCTACCCGGCGAAGGACACCCTAGAGCTGCTCGCCCGCGTAGCGGCCGACCAAGGCGCGTCGACTACCCAAGTGAAGGTGACCGTCAACGACGGGCGTGAGCCGATCGACGGAACGCCGGTCGACGGGGCGCTGGTCAAAGCAGTGGCCAACGGTGCAGTCGTGGCGAGCGGCCGCACCAACGCCGAAGGCGTGGTTGAGGCCGCGCTGCCGCCCGGCGAGTACCGCTGGGTGGTCGAATCGCTCGGCCGCAAGGACCAGGATCACGTGATGCAGCTCGGCGAGGCGGCCGAGAGCCTAGTCGTGACGCTGCCGCCAGTCGGTCGGATCACGGGCAAGATCACCGACGACACCGGCGAGGGCGTCCCGTGCCGGCTGGCGTTCTTCGGCCAGGGTGTGGCCGACCCGAGCTGGGGCCCCGACAGCGCCGTGCACGGCGTCCGCAACCTGTGGCACACGGCCAACGGGCGGTTCGACGTTCAGCTGCTGCCGGGCGAGTACAAGGTGGTCGTGAGTCGCGGCCCGGAGTTCGACGCGGTGATCAAGGAGTTGAGCGTCGCCGCCAACGAGACGACCAAACTCAACGAGCGACTCACCCGCTCGGTCGACACCACCGGCTGGATCAGCGCCGAGCTGCACAGCCACTCGTCCCCCTCGGGCGACAACACG encodes:
- a CDS encoding CehA/McbA family metallohydrolase; its protein translation is MTRWRILVALLIGLTLAPCSFAAEQARLTEQNWDAFVPAGKEVDAIYGDYALKSDRLVAVIADAVATRNANLTVKQVGGALIDLTRVDEPSDQLSCLYPHARGWRCSKAAKWPAELEPVDGAARQAFRLKPGKNAVAKGIKAVVGYELADGVDYLSVRTVFKNKGDQPFKLVPEDGVRADNEFSFGLNKAANLWWCHDDYWRQAYGVTVATPGWKIAAKEGERRRPYELTYRPESGDAVIQPGESLVVERRVYPAKDTLELLARVAADQGASTTQVKVTVNDGREPIDGTPVDGALVKAVANGAVVASGRTNAEGVVEAALPPGEYRWVVESLGRKDQDHVMQLGEAAESLVVTLPPVGRITGKITDDTGEGVPCRLAFFGQGVADPSWGPDSAVHGVRNLWHTANGRFDVQLLPGEYKVVVSRGPEFDAVIKELSVAANETTKLNERLTRSVDTTGWISAELHSHSSPSGDNTASQQGRVLNLLADHLEFIPCTEHQRVDSYDADLRYFDAEDRVLTCTGMELTGAPLPLNHQNAFPLVHKPRTQNGGGPTTHPDPEVQIERLAMWDSGSDKVVQINHPNVAQMLGDRDEDGQSDRGFRQMFHFADVMEVHPLDTIFAGPEEGRGGRGNAMLRWMQMLNLGYRVPGLVNTDAHYNYYGSGWLRNFVRCSTDNPAEASVQEVCHALEHGQVVMTNGPYLEVEATAAGKTTGPGDDLVSVDAKPTLHVRVQCPNWLDINRVQVILNGRAVPELNFLRTADADKFRGEGAVRFECELELPLEQDAHVIVVALGEGNRLGVVYGEAEGAAMPIAVSNPIFIDVDGGGFQANGDLLDAPLPVEADHAPTHGHDHVNHHH